In Aspergillus fumigatus Af293 chromosome 2, whole genome shotgun sequence, a genomic segment contains:
- a CDS encoding putative HAD superfamily hydrolase: MRPQLLWRSLGRFQSAYSYSCRRAIRTATSTSQIPDFAFAFDIDGVLLRSSKPIPGAAESLALLKDQGIPFILLTNGGGKHETERVAEISEKLKVPLDASVIIQSHSPFAELVKGPDEHSSLEDKRVLVVGGDGDGCRRVAEQYGFKNVLTPGDIFMANPSIWPFSKGFKDYYEKFARPIPNPLDPRDPTRGLKIDAIFVFNDSRDWGLDAHLIIDLLLSSQGVLGTISDKNGRADLPNRGFLQDGQPHLYFSNPDLWWAAAYHLPRLGQGGFREALEGTWAAITGGPSKGVELKKTIIGKPYQGTYEFAERQLLRNRTEIFGTDGTKPLRNVYMVGDNPESDIRGANSYRSGNGSNWHSILVRTGVYRGGEPAWTPKVIVDDVKKAVEWGIKSSGWKLTE; encoded by the exons ATGAGACCGCAACTCCTTTGGCGCTCTCTTGGACGATTCCAGAGCGCATACTCTTACTCTTGTCGCAGAGCCATCCGGACTGCAACTTCCACATCTCAGATTCCAGACTTTGCATTTGCATTTGA CATCGATGGTGTACTCCTCCGGTCGTCCAAGCCTATCCCCGGTGCAGCGGAGTCTCTAGCATTGCTCAAGGACCAAGGAATTCCCTTTATTCTTTTGACAAATGGCGGTGGAAAACATGAGACAGAGAGAGTGGCGGAGATTAGTGAGAAGCTCAAGGTACCATTGGACGCCTCAGTCATCATCCAGAGCCATTCTCCTTTTGCGGAGCTTGTGAAGGGGCCAGATGAACACAGCTCTTTGGAGGATAAACGCGTGCTAGTTGTCggaggtgatggtgatggctgTCGTCGGGTTGCGGAGCAGTACGGCTTCAAGAATGTGCTCACTCCTGGCGATATTTTTATGGCCAATCCATCCATTTGGCCTTTCTCCAAAGGGTTTAAAGATTACTACGAGAAATTTGCAAGGCCGATACCGAACCCGCTGGACCCTCGGGATCCAACCAGAGGGTTGAAGATTGATGCCATCTTCGTGTTTAATGACTCCCGCGACTGGGGCTTGGACGCTCATCTGATTATCGACCTTCTACTATCATCGCAGGGTGTGTTGGGTACAATATCGGACAAGAATGGGCGAGCCGATCTCCCAAATAGGGGATTCTTGCAAGACGGCCAGCCACATCTGTACTTTTCAAACCCCGACTTGTGGTGGGCAGCTGCTTACCATTTACCGCGTTTGGGCCAAGGAGGTTTTCGCGAGGCCTTGGAAGGCACCTGGGCCGCGATTACCGGAGGGCCAAGCAAAGGCGtcgagctgaagaagacgatcATCGGGAAGCCATACCAAGGAACGTATGAGTTCGCGGAGCGACAACTGCTGCGCAATCGCACAGAGATCTTTGGAACGGATGGCACTAAGCCACTCCGGAACGTCTATATGGTCGGGGACAACCCCGAGTCCGATATCCGAGGCGCAAACAGCTACCGTAGCGGAAATGGCAGCAACTGGCATTCAATTCTTGTGCGCACTGGTGTCtacagaggaggagagcCCGCTTGGACTCCAAAAGTCATCGTTGACGATGTAAAAAAGGCTGTCGAATGGGGAATAAAGTCTTCTGGGTGGAAACTCACAGAGTGA
- the dps1 gene encoding putative aspartyl-tRNA synthetase Dps1, producing the protein MADSELPVRPKPEETPAAPPAEGAEKGPSKSALKKAAKEKAKAEKAAARAAQEKAQAAAAEANDTAKGLYGKLPDSEDVVPSTKFSELGEDHYEKQVTVVARVDNARVQSAKLAFLMLRQQGKKVQAVIAAAEPISRQMVKYTGGLNVNSIVQVTGIVKKPAIPISSATLSDLEIHIQKVYMISEAAQMLPMQVKDAERPPPETTEEGNLVDAEGAPIVTLKTRLDNRVLDLQTETSQAITWISSGVAELFAEYMIKSGSRWIFTPKLVGAATEGGSNVFEVKYFKRNAYLAQSPQLYKQMCIAGDMESVFEIAPVFRAEDSNTHRHLTEFAGLDFEKTFRSHYHEVLEFAENLLVFILSQLKERYKDQIAIIQKSYPKAGDFKLPKDGKALRLNYMDGVALLKEAGVDVSEQERFENDLTTAMEKQLGQIIRDKYDTDFYVLDKFPMAVRPFYTKACPQDPRFSNSYDFFMRGEEIMSGAQRINDIKELEESMIAKGLDPKQEGFEDYLAAFRQGCPPHAGGGLGLNRIVMFFLGLPNVRLASLFPRDPQRLRP; encoded by the exons ATGGCGGACTCCGAATTGCCCGTTCGTCCCAAGCCCGAGGAAACCCCCGCGGCGCCCCCCGCCGAAGGAGCCGAAAAAGGTCCTAGCAAGAGtgccttgaagaaggccgcaaaggaaaaggccaaggccgagaaggctGCGGCTCGTGCAGCCCAGGAAAAGGCtcaagctgctgctgctgaagccAACGATACCGCCAAGGGCCTGTACGGCAAGCTCCCCGATTCTGAAGATGTCGTTCCATCTACGAAGTTCTCCGAGCTCGGCGAGGACCACTATGAGAAGCAGGTTACAGTGGTGGCCCGTGTGGACAATGCACGCGTTCAGAGTGCTAAACTTGCTTTCCTGATGCTGAGGCAGCAGGGGAAGAAGGTGCAGGCTGTCATTGCGGCTGCGGAGCCCATCTCGAGACAGATGGTCAAGTATACGGGCGGTCTGAACGTCAACTCCATCGTCCAGGTTACCGGTATCGTCAAGAAGCCTGCCATCCCCATCTCCTCTGCTACTCTTAGCGACCTCGAAATTCACATTCAAAAAGTCTACATGATCTCAGAGGCCGCCCAGATGCTTCCTATGCAGGTTAAGGATGCCGAGAGACCACCGCCAGAGACGACTGAGGAGGGCAATCTGGTCGACGCAGAGGGCGCTCCTATTGTGACTCTCAAGACTCGTCTGGACAACCGCGTTCTTGATCTACAAACAGAGACTAGCCAGGCCATTACTTGGATTTCGAGTGGTGTTGCAGAGCTGTTCGCAGAGTACATGATCAAGAGTGGATCAAGGTGGATTTTCACACCCAAGTTGGTCGGTGCCGCCACAGAGGGTGGCAGCAATGTGTTTGAGGTCAAGTACTTCAAGCGCAACGCCTATTTGGCGCAGAGCCCCCAATTGTACAAACAGATGTGCATTGCGGGTGACATGGAGAGCGTTTTCGAGATTGCTCCTGTCTTCCGTGCTGAGGACAGCAACACTCACAGACACCTGACTGAG TTCGCCGGTCTCGATTTCGAGAAGACATTCCGCAGCCATTACCACGAGGTCTTGGAGTTTGCCGAGaacctcctcgtcttcattcTCAGCCAACTCAAGGAGCGCTACAAGGATCAGATTGCCATTATCCAGAAGTCGTACCCCAAGGCTGGCGACTTCAAGCTTCCCAAGGATGGCAAGGCGCTGAGACTTAACTACATGGACGGTGTGGCTCTGCTTAAGGAAGCCGGAGTCGATGTTTCTGAGCAGGAGCGATTCGAGAACGATCTGACCACCGCAATGGAGAAGCAGTTGGGTCAGATCATTCGCGATAAGTACGACACCGATTTCTACGTGCTGGACAAGTTCCCTATGGCCGTCCGGCCCTTCTACACTAAGGCCTGTCCCCAGGACCCCAGGTTCTCGAACTCTTATGATTTCTTCATGCGTGGCGAGGAAATCATGTCTGGAGCGCAGCGTATCAATGACATCAAGGAGCTCGAGGAGTCGATGATCGCGAAGGGCCTCGATCCCAAGCAGGAGGGCTTCGAAGATTACCTGGCTGCTTTCCGCCAGGGCTGTCCTCCCCACGCGGGTGGTGGCTTGGGCTTGAACCGTATCGTCATGTTCTTCCTGGGCCTGCCTAATGTTCGTTTGGCAAGTCTGTTCCCTCGCGACCCCCAGCGCCTGCGCCCTTAA